In Macrobrachium rosenbergii isolate ZJJX-2024 chromosome 4, ASM4041242v1, whole genome shotgun sequence, one genomic interval encodes:
- the LOC136837179 gene encoding uncharacterized protein → MQHAVLLPPGFLAPFMRPGPAYIVTSSFPYVTVAAPVADPGPSSTTVPRFLIQPGSSSVPLPIPSTLAQPGPATHAPPMPAFPAPPTFLSGWHAVAPAQVSACLSTAVSTWDVPSAAAPPTVPETSGAPAWFGDLTMILKQTVKKKTRSRKVSSSSSSSSSSSAASPASPSEASQPKKKKPASPPPRSLALRLPRVCLLPQGRQCDLSLALPDPRIREPLPWPPGQSHREPRACRPRFAPPPGCA, encoded by the coding sequence ATGCAACATGCGGTActgctgcctcctgggttcctggccccgttcATGCGTCCGGGCCCCGCCTACATAGTGACATCATCCTTCCcttatgtgactgtcgctgctcccgttgctgaccctggcccgTCTTCGACTACAGTTCCTCGCTTCTTGATCCAGCCCGGCTCTTCGTCTGttcctctccccattccttcAACTCTGGCGCAGCCCGGCCCGGCTACCCACGCACCACCCAtgcctgcattcccggccccgcccactttcttATCTGGCTGGCACGCGGTTGCTCCCGCCCAGGTAAGTGCTTGCCTGAGCACCGCAGTCTCTACCtgggatgtgccttctgctgcagcccctcctacTGTTCCTGAGACTTCGGGTGCGCCCGCCTGGTTTGGGGATCTGACGATGATACTGAAGCAGACggtgaagaagaagacgaggtctagaaaggtgtcgtcatcttcgtcttcgtcatcgtcttcgtctgctgcctctcctgcttctccttccgaggcttcgcagccaaagaagaagaagcctgcctctccccccccaagAAGTCTCGCACTGAGACTTccaagggtctgcctccttccacagggaaggcagtgcgatctctcattggctcttcccgatcctcggatcagggaacctcTTCCCTGGCCTCCGGGT